CATTGTTGCGGCGCGGGGAGTACTGAGGATTTTTCCGGCCAGCTGGAGGTACCGGCCGCCCATCCTGCTCCATTGCAGCTCGCGGCCGTAGGAGAGGGCGTTTTCACGGAGGGTTTCCAGTTTGGCGGGCTCGTCGAACAGGGAGAGGATCATCTGCCCGAGGGTTTCGTGTTGCCCGAAGCCGAACAGCTTCCCGCGGCCGTTGGCCAGCAACTCACTGGCGTACCAGTAAGGCGTAGACAGCACGGCGGCGCCTGCGCCCAGGGCGTATGTTAGGGTGCCGCTGGTAATCTGCGCTTCACTGAGGTAAGGCGTAACATATATCTGGCTGCGGGTGAGCCAGGCGAAAAGATCGTTTTCTGACAGGAACGAATCGAGGAAATGCACGTGGCCGGCGATCCCCAGGTTCTCCACAAGTTGTTGCAGGCTCTGGCGATATTCTTCCCCCGAACCCCGCAACACGGCCGGGTGCGTTTTACCCGCCACCACATACACCACATCCGGATGCCGCTCAATTACCTGCGGCAATGCATTGATTACCGTCTCGATACCCTTGTTGCGGCTCAGGAGCCCGAAGGTGAAAATCACCTTGCGGTCGCGCAGTGCTGCAGGTACCACATCGGCGCTGATCGACAGCTTCTCGAAATCGGGAACACCATGGGGGATGAGGGAAATCTTGTCGGAAGGAACTGCATATATATCTTCCAAAAACGAAATCGCCAGCCGGCTCATCACGATCACGCGTGACGCCTGCCGCGATATTTCGCGGACAATGCTCTTCTGCAGGAACGAAGGCTCTTTCAACACCGTATGGAAAGTTGTAACGAAGGGCACCTTCAGCCTGTTCAGAAACGGCAGCAGGAAAATCCCGCTTTCGCCGCCGAAAATGCCGAATTCATGCTGCACCACCACCATATCAACCTGGTTTTCATTGACCCAATCCGCTGCGTCGAGATAATCCTGCATATGCTGCTGCCGCACGGTAAATGTGACTTCCGGAGGATATTCATATACCTGTCCTTCGTCGTTCATGGCAATGACGCAAACTTCGGGCGCCGCATCCTGGCACTGCATGGCCTTGATCAGATGTTCTGTAAATGTCGCGATTCCGCACTCACGGGGGTAATACGAGGCTATATATGCAATCTTCATAAGATAATTGATTTTTTAAATGCTATGTGTAGAATTCCTGTCTGGGTTAACATAGATTTTACAAATTCAGCGCCAGATTGTTGTGCCACAATGTGTAGCGTGTTTGGCATTTGTGATAAGTGGCAGAAATGGCAGTTGGGAAATGTGTAGATTCGTAAAGCGTAATTGACGTAAATTCGTGTCCTCAAAATGAAGAATCAGTGATCCAACATATCAATCCAGGCATAGCTTTCCATACGATACCGATTGCAGAGACAGGTTATTTCAGTCCCATCATCGCCAATTTCCTATCCGGACAGCCGCCGCTGCGGGATTTCTACGCCTACAACCCTGTGGCGCCGGACTTCGATATGGCCATGAAAGTGAAGGAGGGGCAGCCTCTCCGGCGCGACATCCTGGCGGAAACCCTCTATCAGCAATACGCGCACCTGGAGATCCGGGAAGAAGTCCGCGCCAATATCGGGCTCCTGCAGGCCACCAATACTTTCACCGTCTGTACTGCGCATCAACCCAATATATTTACCGGTTATTTATACTTCGTTTATAAAATCCTGCAAACCATCAAGCTCACGCAGGACCTCGCCCGCCAGTACCCCGGCAAGCACTTCGTTCCCGTTTATTATATGGGCAGCGAAGACGCCGACCTTGATGAGCTGGGCTCCATCTTCCTCGACGGGAAAAAACTCACCTGGCAAACAGACCAGACCGGCGCCGTAGGGCGCATGCGCACGGAAGGGCTGGAAGATATGATCAACAAGATCGGCGACAGCATCGGCTACCTCCCGCATGCCCCGCAAATCCTGGAAATGCTCCGAAAAGCCTACCTCGAACAGCCCGACATCCAGCAGGCGACCCTCAGCCTCGTCAATGACCTGTTCGGCTGTTATGGACTCGTGGTACTGATCCCCGACCATCCGAACTTCAAACGGCAGCTTATTCCCGTGATGAAAGACGAGCTGCTGGAGCAAAGTTCCGAGAAAGTCGTATCCAAAACGATCGACAAACTGTCAGCCCATTTCAAAGTACAGGCCACGCCCAGGGAAATAAATCTTTTTTACCTGATCGATAACAAGCGTGAAAGGATTGTCATGGATGGGGAATTGTGGAAAGTTCTACACACAGCATTGTCCTTTACGCGCGACGAATTGCTGAACGAACTGGAGGCGCATCCGGAACGTTTCAGTCCCAATGTAATCTTACGCGGCATCCTGCAGGAAACCATCCTGCCCAACATCGCTTTTATCGGCGGCGGCGGCGAGGTGGCGTACTGGTTAGAGCTGAAAGATCTTTTCCAATACCATAAAGTTCCCTATCCCGCGATCCTGTTGCGCAACTCTTTCCTGTGGGTGCGCCGCGAGGAGCATATGCGCCTGGGCAAGCTTGGCCTCAGCCCCGACGCGCTATTCGAAGACACGGGCCTGCTCCTGAGCAAATTCGTGCACGCGCATACGAACGCCAGCCTCGTGCTGCGCGACGAGTACGCGGCCGTGGAAAAGCTGTTCAACGAACTGGAAGTAAAAGCGAAAGAGATAGATGTCACGCTCATCGCAAGCGTGAACGCCGAACGCTCCCGGGCGATTAAATCCATCGGTAAAATGGAGCATAAATTCCTGCGGGCGGAGAAGAAAAAGTTCGCCTGGCAAACGGAGCAGATCCAAACGGTGAAAGACCGCCTCTTCCCCGGCAACTCACTGCAGGAGCGGAAGGAAAACTTCCTGCCGTACTATGCGGAATACGGGCCGGCGTTCTTCGACCACATCCTGCAGTTCTGCATCCCCCTCACGGATCAGTTCATCATCGTAACGGAGCTTTCCTAAAACATTAATCTGTAATCTCGGCCGCGTGTATCGCGGCCTTTTTCATGTCTTTCAGGACGGTATACAACGCCTGGAGCTGGTCGCGCACGTGCTTGATCTCCAGCATTTCCGCGCGCTCCCCCGTTTGCCCCTGGCCTTGATTGATCTGTTCCTGCCGCACGGTAATGAGCTGCGTGAGGCGGTCTTCCAACGAATGGAAGGCGGAAGGCACGGCGGGATCATTCCCCCAGTTGCCCGAATTCACATATTGCGCTACCTGGTCCATCAACGTATTGAGAAACAATAGGATATCCTTGTATTCCGGGCGCTGGTATTGCAACCGGTGCTGCAAGGCATACCCCGATAGCTGCGCGATATGGCTCGACAGCGAATGGCTTAATACTACGAAGTGATACAGCTGCGAGCCGTGTTTTTGCTTGCTTTTGGGCTCCGACAGCATCCGCTGGAAGGCGGAAGTGAGGTTGGCGGTGGTCACGTGCACATCTTTGCGCGCCAGTTTATACGCGATCAGGCTGAAAGGCCGGCCGGTGTAGAGGTTCGTCACTTCCTGCAAATATTGCCGGTTGGCTTCCATAGTTTTAATCATGTAATCGGGCAGGAAGCGGTATTCCCAGCTGGGCCAGAAGATATAATTGAAAAGGAAGGCGATCCCGCCGCCGATCACGGTATCCAGCACGCGCTGGGTCACGTTTTCGAAATCCGCCGGGTGGAGGAAATGCAGGAGGAATACGATGAATGGCGTCATGAACACCACGCTGGTCACGTAATGGTACGTCTGGAAGCTGTAGGCGCCAAGGATGCAAATGAGCATGATCGAAAAGATGACCGCGTCGTTTTTCGTGAGCCAGAGGATGCCCGCCGCACAGAACGCGCCGATCAGCGTGCCGATGATCCGCTGGAAGCTCCGGGTTTTGGTGAGGCTGAAACCGGGTTTCATGATCACCATGATGGTCAGCAGGATCCAATAGGTTTTGCTCAGGTGTAACAGGTACCCCAGCAAAAAGCCCGTCATCATCGCCAGCGCGGTCCGTAAGGCGTGGCGGAAGATGTGGGAATTGAAAGTCAGGTTGTTGCGGAAAGTTTCGACGTCGTACCGCTGCCGCGTGGTAAACTTGGCCAATTCCAGCTGGTGGTCGAACGACGCTTCCTTGGCTCTTTCGAGGCGGGTAAGGCGGTGGAGGTTGTAGAGCCGCTGGGCGATGTGCTCCAGGTTGTCGAAAATACCATCGAAGGGGATGAGGTCCGCCCGTTCACGGAGCGTGGGCAGTGAGGCCTGGTAGGCTTTGAACGCGCGGCGGGCTTTTTCCAGTTCCAGTTTCAGGTTGACCTGCGGGAAGGAGCGTAGCCCCGCCGACACGGCGATGCCGATATTGTCGAGTTCATCGGCATACTGGACGATCGTATGTTGTAGCTGCCCGATTACCCGGGTGCCGGCGAATTGCTTTTGGAGGGAAGTATAGTCGATCTGGGAGGCCATGAACTGCTCGTGCATGTCGACCAGGTCGAGGAAAATGAGCACCATGCTCTTGGAAATGGAGGTCGTGCCTTGCTGGGCCGACCGCATTTTGAGTAGCAACTCGCGCACGGCTTCCATTTTTTCGTTGACGATCACCTGCTGGGCGAGTACGTCCCGGTAAGTAGTGGTAATATCTTTTTCGGGGCGGTAGAAGTCGGCTCGCAGGCGGAGATACTTCGCGGTCTGCTGGATGCAGTCGCCGAGCGTTTGCTGCACGGTGAGGTACGGACGGATCTGCCAGAGGAGCAGGGCGAGGAGGGCGTACCAGATGGATCCGCTGAGGGTGTACAGGGAAACGTGGATGGCCTGTTGCCAGGTGAGGTTTTCCGCCATAACGGAGACCATGACGAGCAGGCCCCCTACGCCGATGTTGCCGCCGCGGTTGCCGTAGATAAGCAGCATACTGTAAAAAAAGCTGCAAAGGCCCACCCAGATGGTGAGGGGAAGGGTATAGGGCAGGAGGAGCCCCGTGCCCAGGGCCGTCAGGAAGATGAGGATAGTGCTGATAATGAGGCCGTTGCGCTTATGGATGATAGTCCCCGGCACATCGGCGAGCGCCGTGCACAAAGCGCCCATCGATATGGCGATACCCGTGGCCAGATGACCGCTCAGGCCGAAAATAAGGGAAGGAACCACCACGCTCAGCGTAGTGCGCAGTCCGTTGCTGAAATGGTAACTGAAAATAAAGGCTTTCGTTTCTTTGATCCAACGTTCTTGCATTGCGGGCAAAATTACGAATAAAGCCGGCATCCGCCCCGGTAAACGGGCATGCCGGGCTCTCTTCGTTTTATGAGTGTATTTTGTTCGTTTTCAGTAAGATAGTAGATATTGTTTACAATTCGGGTGTATAAATTATCCCCAGGTGTGTATAAATTCCTTATCCACATTATCGGGTTTGCGATTAACTTACTGAAGTGTGATCGAAGCCCCGGTTTGCCATATCTGAAAACCGCCGCCACGGCTGGCAACCCCTTCGTGCTGTAATCAGCGGAATTCGATTATCTTTGGCGGCCAATTCATGGCGCAGGAATGTTTCGGGAACCCGGTTCCAGGGGGCTACTGCACCATCTTTCGTAATTCGTAATCCGACAAATGTGCGTTTAAAAACATTAGAGATCAAGGGTTTCAAAAGTTTTGCGGATAAAACCGTTCTGCATTTCGACGAAGGCGTGACTGGTGTTATCGGCCCAAACGGCTGCGGAAAGAGTAATATCATCGACTCCATCCGCTGGGTGATCGGCGAACACAAGATCTCCAACCTCCGTTCAGAAAACCAGTCCGGCCTCGTCTTCAACGGCTCCCGTACCCGTTCCGCCAGCGGCATGGCCGAAGTGAGCCTGACCTTCGAGAACAACAAGAACGTACTGCCCACCGAATTCACCACGGTTACGATCACCCGCAAATTCTACAAAAACGGCGACTCCGAATACCGCCTCAACGACGTAGCCTGCCGCCTCAAAGATATCCATAACCTCTTCCTCGACACCGGCGTGTCCACCGACTCCTACGCCATCATCGAGCTGGGGATGGTAGACGATATCATTAAGGACAAGGAAAACTCCCGCCGCCGCATGCTGGAGCAAGCCGCCGGCATCTCCATCTACAAAACCCGTAAGAAAGAGGCCAAATCCAAACTGGACGCCACCGAAGGCGACCTCAACAGGATCGAAGACCTCCTCTTCGAAATCAACAACAACCTCAAGACCCTCGAAAGCCAGGCCCGCAAAGCCGAACGCTATTACGAGATCAAAAAGGACTATAAAGAAGCCAGCATCGAGCTCGCCAAAGCCGCCCTCGAAGGCTTCAACATCACCTTCCGCGACCTCACCGAGCAACAGCAGCAGGAAACCGACCGGAAATTCGCCATCGAAGCCGAAATCTCCACCGACGAAGCCGCCGTGGAACAGGACAAGCTCCATTTCGTGGCCAAAGAACGCGAGCTCCAGGTCCTGCAACGCTCCTTCAACGAACTCGTATCCACCATCCGGACGAAGGAAAACGATAAAAACCTCGCCTCCCAGCAACTAACCTACCTCCGCGAAAGGGAAAAAGGCATCACCGATTTCCTCAGCAACGCGGAAGGACAGCTCAACGGGCTCACCGAATCCATCTCCTTCACCGAAACGCAGGTGACCGACGAGGCCGAAGTATTCGAATCCATGCAGGACGAGCTGGAAACCCTCCAGGAAATGGTGGACGAGAAAAAAGATCACTTCTCCGAGAAAAAACTCCACCTCGAAAACCTCCGCCGCGACCAGCAACAATGGCAACGCCAGCAGTTCGAAGCGGAAAAGAAAGTAGCGGTGGCAGATACCTCCGTCCAGAACCTGCAGCGCGGCATCCAGCAGCTCCAGGAAGAAAAGGCGAACCGCGAAGTACAGATCCAGCAGCTGGAAGAAGAAAAAACCACACTGCAGGACAACCTCCAGACTTCCAAAGAAGAACTGGAAGACATGATCGCGTTCCAGGAAGAGACAAAAGGCAAGATCCTCGCTACGC
Above is a genomic segment from Chitinophaga pollutisoli containing:
- a CDS encoding glycosyltransferase yields the protein MKIAYIASYYPRECGIATFTEHLIKAMQCQDAAPEVCVIAMNDEGQVYEYPPEVTFTVRQQHMQDYLDAADWVNENQVDMVVVQHEFGIFGGESGIFLLPFLNRLKVPFVTTFHTVLKEPSFLQKSIVREISRQASRVIVMSRLAISFLEDIYAVPSDKISLIPHGVPDFEKLSISADVVPAALRDRKVIFTFGLLSRNKGIETVINALPQVIERHPDVVYVVAGKTHPAVLRGSGEEYRQSLQQLVENLGIAGHVHFLDSFLSENDLFAWLTRSQIYVTPYLSEAQITSGTLTYALGAGAAVLSTPYWYASELLANGRGKLFGFGQHETLGQMILSLFDEPAKLETLRENALSYGRELQWSRMGGRYLQLAGKILSTPRAATMAGPLPDSSALPPLNLTHIRRLTDDTGIVQHAKYGIPNLKEGYCVDDNARALMMTLMAQQYRKGKEGPELLPIYLSFIHYMQTPDGNFRNFLSFSRQYLDEVGSEDSFGRTVWALGYLIRFAPNNSYREFAYELYHRSIQHFDALAHLRGRANSVIGVCHYILQHPADEGMVHILERLVQPLIDAWERNSTSDWRWFEKSMTYDNGILPLALLHAAEATGNEKWRAIALDSLSFLENLTMAHGYFSPVGNNGWHCEGGACPLFDQQAIETMAMVLMYQQAHTLTGDTDYLRKMYTCYQWFLGENVLRIPLYDHETHGCCDGLSAAGLNRNQGAESTLAYFISHLAVLQSCEAIPKPEKNVRTTIITTNTTNVISKIG
- the bshC gene encoding bacillithiol biosynthesis cysteine-adding enzyme BshC gives rise to the protein MIQHINPGIAFHTIPIAETGYFSPIIANFLSGQPPLRDFYAYNPVAPDFDMAMKVKEGQPLRRDILAETLYQQYAHLEIREEVRANIGLLQATNTFTVCTAHQPNIFTGYLYFVYKILQTIKLTQDLARQYPGKHFVPVYYMGSEDADLDELGSIFLDGKKLTWQTDQTGAVGRMRTEGLEDMINKIGDSIGYLPHAPQILEMLRKAYLEQPDIQQATLSLVNDLFGCYGLVVLIPDHPNFKRQLIPVMKDELLEQSSEKVVSKTIDKLSAHFKVQATPREINLFYLIDNKRERIVMDGELWKVLHTALSFTRDELLNELEAHPERFSPNVILRGILQETILPNIAFIGGGGEVAYWLELKDLFQYHKVPYPAILLRNSFLWVRREEHMRLGKLGLSPDALFEDTGLLLSKFVHAHTNASLVLRDEYAAVEKLFNELEVKAKEIDVTLIASVNAERSRAIKSIGKMEHKFLRAEKKKFAWQTEQIQTVKDRLFPGNSLQERKENFLPYYAEYGPAFFDHILQFCIPLTDQFIIVTELS
- a CDS encoding FUSC family membrane protein, which translates into the protein MQERWIKETKAFIFSYHFSNGLRTTLSVVVPSLIFGLSGHLATGIAISMGALCTALADVPGTIIHKRNGLIISTILIFLTALGTGLLLPYTLPLTIWVGLCSFFYSMLLIYGNRGGNIGVGGLLVMVSVMAENLTWQQAIHVSLYTLSGSIWYALLALLLWQIRPYLTVQQTLGDCIQQTAKYLRLRADFYRPEKDITTTYRDVLAQQVIVNEKMEAVRELLLKMRSAQQGTTSISKSMVLIFLDLVDMHEQFMASQIDYTSLQKQFAGTRVIGQLQHTIVQYADELDNIGIAVSAGLRSFPQVNLKLELEKARRAFKAYQASLPTLRERADLIPFDGIFDNLEHIAQRLYNLHRLTRLERAKEASFDHQLELAKFTTRQRYDVETFRNNLTFNSHIFRHALRTALAMMTGFLLGYLLHLSKTYWILLTIMVIMKPGFSLTKTRSFQRIIGTLIGAFCAAGILWLTKNDAVIFSIMLICILGAYSFQTYHYVTSVVFMTPFIVFLLHFLHPADFENVTQRVLDTVIGGGIAFLFNYIFWPSWEYRFLPDYMIKTMEANRQYLQEVTNLYTGRPFSLIAYKLARKDVHVTTANLTSAFQRMLSEPKSKQKHGSQLYHFVVLSHSLSSHIAQLSGYALQHRLQYQRPEYKDILLFLNTLMDQVAQYVNSGNWGNDPAVPSAFHSLEDRLTQLITVRQEQINQGQGQTGERAEMLEIKHVRDQLQALYTVLKDMKKAAIHAAEITD